The proteins below come from a single Burkholderia sp. FERM BP-3421 genomic window:
- a CDS encoding ParB/RepB/Spo0J family partition protein has protein sequence MNDRVDKVVSAISRSEQIALIPVDRLRVLNPRTRNPYFFSQLVENIASVGLKRPITVAHGGHDADGDWHEVLCGQGRLEALKALGETMIPCSIVEAGEVDRYLITLTENIARRRHSTAELLSGLQVLREKGYDTEEIAKKTNLDACYINGILQLLEKGEQRLIQAVEKRVMPLWLAVEVARSSSGEIQAAMVAAYESKTLTGDQLLRVRRLLSKREVSGKKLHGRPVPREKPTPQNLLRTYKNEVRRQKMIVQNANLQEQRLLLITSALRHFLADEHFRTLLRAEGIKDIPEAVASRIPPELMP, from the coding sequence ATGAATGACCGCGTAGACAAAGTCGTGTCCGCGATTTCGCGTAGCGAGCAGATCGCATTGATTCCGGTCGATCGGCTTCGAGTGTTAAACCCGAGAACGCGCAATCCATATTTTTTCTCGCAGCTTGTCGAGAACATCGCGTCGGTAGGGCTCAAAAGGCCAATAACGGTTGCGCATGGAGGCCACGACGCGGACGGCGATTGGCACGAGGTGTTGTGCGGGCAAGGCCGTCTGGAAGCCTTGAAAGCGCTTGGCGAGACGATGATCCCTTGCTCCATTGTCGAGGCCGGTGAAGTCGATCGCTACCTCATCACTTTGACCGAGAACATCGCTCGGCGGCGACACTCGACCGCTGAGCTTTTGAGCGGCCTTCAGGTTTTGCGTGAGAAGGGCTACGACACAGAGGAAATCGCAAAAAAGACGAATCTCGATGCGTGCTACATCAACGGCATCTTGCAGCTGTTGGAGAAAGGAGAGCAGCGGCTGATACAGGCCGTGGAAAAGCGTGTCATGCCCCTTTGGCTTGCCGTCGAGGTCGCTCGTTCATCGAGCGGCGAGATTCAGGCAGCTATGGTCGCCGCCTACGAGTCCAAGACGCTGACCGGAGATCAATTGCTGCGTGTTCGGCGCCTTCTTAGTAAGCGCGAGGTGTCTGGGAAAAAATTGCACGGTCGTCCGGTTCCGCGTGAAAAGCCGACTCCGCAAAACCTTCTGCGAACCTACAAGAATGAAGTCCGCCGTCAAAAGATGATTGTGCAGAACGCCAATTTGCAAGAGCAACGGCTGTTGCTTATCACGTCGGCACTGCGGCACTTTCTTGCAGACGAGCATTTCAGGACGCTGTTGAGAGCGGAAGGCATCAAGGACATACCCGAGGCTGTCGCCTCACGCATCCCACCGGAGCTTATGCCATGA
- a CDS encoding recombinase family protein, translated as MSTEHQQYSTENQKDVIRAFAESRGLDVVRLYADEGKSGLSLDGRDSLKGLLRDVESGIADFSVILVYDVSRWGRFQDPDESASYEIRCKHAGVKVLYCAEQFENDGSPVSSIIKSVKRTMAGEYSRELSVKVYAGQCRHIRNGFRQGGPAGFGLRRVRVEQTGERHELKRGERKAIQTDRVILVPGPIDELATVRMIYRWFVEEGRSEAEIAATLNEAGVRTDRGVFWTRGTIHQVLTNDKYVGDNVWNRVSFKLKQDRVRNPPASWIRADNAFEPIVDRIIFEAARQIILARSYRLTDADMLDALRKLLLRNGYLSGIVIDESPSCPSSSAYACRFGSLLRTYDLIGYQPDRDYRYVEINRRLRELHPEVVSTVERAMAEAGARVERDVVSGLLWVNEEFKVSLALSRCRPTGAGSNRWIIRFDNALRPDITVAVRMELDAKSIRDYYLLPAVDVSSDVVRLGDHNDFGFEAYRYDDLGMLCHLARRVPLKGVSYE; from the coding sequence ATGTCGACGGAGCACCAACAATACTCAACTGAAAATCAGAAAGACGTCATCCGGGCGTTTGCCGAAAGTCGGGGCCTCGATGTTGTGCGCCTCTACGCCGATGAGGGGAAGAGCGGCCTGAGCCTGGACGGGCGCGATTCATTGAAAGGGTTGCTTCGCGACGTGGAGTCGGGGATCGCAGATTTTTCTGTCATTCTCGTCTACGACGTTAGCCGGTGGGGCCGCTTTCAAGATCCGGACGAAAGCGCGAGCTACGAAATTCGCTGCAAGCACGCGGGCGTGAAAGTGCTCTACTGCGCCGAACAGTTCGAGAATGACGGCAGTCCCGTTTCAAGCATCATCAAAAGCGTCAAGCGGACGATGGCGGGAGAATACAGCCGCGAGCTAAGTGTGAAGGTCTACGCGGGTCAATGCCGCCACATCCGCAATGGATTTCGGCAAGGTGGGCCGGCAGGATTCGGCTTGCGCCGCGTTCGCGTCGAACAGACCGGCGAGAGGCACGAGTTGAAACGAGGGGAACGCAAGGCGATCCAAACAGATCGCGTCATTCTTGTTCCTGGGCCGATAGACGAGCTCGCGACCGTGCGAATGATCTATCGCTGGTTCGTCGAAGAGGGGCGGTCTGAGGCGGAAATTGCCGCAACTCTAAACGAAGCCGGCGTCCGCACCGATCGTGGCGTCTTTTGGACGCGGGGAACCATCCATCAGGTCCTAACCAACGACAAATACGTTGGAGACAACGTGTGGAATCGGGTGTCGTTCAAGCTCAAACAAGATCGGGTTCGCAACCCGCCGGCTTCATGGATTCGGGCGGACAACGCGTTCGAGCCGATCGTTGATAGGATCATCTTCGAGGCCGCCCGCCAGATCATTCTCGCGCGCTCCTACCGTCTGACCGATGCGGATATGTTGGACGCTCTGCGCAAGCTTCTGCTGCGTAACGGCTATCTTTCAGGCATCGTCATTGACGAGTCGCCAAGTTGCCCGTCGAGTAGCGCCTACGCGTGCCGTTTCGGCAGCTTGCTTCGAACCTATGACCTCATTGGATATCAGCCCGACAGGGACTATCGTTACGTCGAGATCAACCGTCGCCTGCGGGAGCTTCATCCCGAGGTCGTCTCGACCGTTGAGCGGGCGATGGCTGAGGCGGGGGCGCGGGTCGAGCGAGATGTCGTGTCCGGGCTGCTTTGGGTCAACGAAGAGTTCAAGGTGTCGCTAGCCCTGTCGCGGTGCCGGCCGACCGGGGCCGGCTCGAATCGCTGGATCATCCGCTTTGATAACGCGCTGCGCCCCGATATCACGGTCGCGGTTCGAATGGAGCTCGACGCAAAGTCCATCCGCGATTATTACCTCCTACCCGCCGTTGACGTCTCGTCAGATGTCGTCCGCTTGGGCGACCACAACGATTTCGGTTTTGAGGCATATCGCTATGACGACCTGGGTATGCTTTGCCACCTGGCTCGCCGCGTCCCTCTAAAGGGAGTCAGTTATGAATGA
- a CDS encoding helix-turn-helix transcriptional regulator — translation MSVKNTSTLFSPVALPLDGLSRWESLRSSIQLSRETVRQREREGKFPRSIRLTQRCTVWRNREIHRYLADPLNYRVADMASEVTEGT, via the coding sequence ATGTCCGTAAAGAACACTTCCACACTGTTTTCCCCGGTTGCGCTGCCGCTTGACGGTCTTTCTCGCTGGGAAAGTCTGCGTTCGTCCATCCAGTTGTCCCGTGAAACTGTCCGTCAGCGTGAGCGCGAGGGGAAGTTTCCGCGCTCGATCCGCCTGACCCAGCGCTGCACAGTCTGGAGAAATCGAGAGATTCATCGCTATCTCGCTGATCCCCTGAACTACCGCGTCGCCGATATGGCGAGCGAAGTGACGGAGGGCACGTAA
- a CDS encoding H-NS histone family protein has product MVVAMPVNQESVSFMPTYQELLAEQIELTKRIAEARTLERRSALKRIHGLIAEFELEQSEVFGRALRPGGRPRAPAKYRDPVSGVTWSGRGRQPTWIRGRDRTAFLILPES; this is encoded by the coding sequence GTGGTCGTCGCTATGCCAGTTAATCAAGAATCAGTTTCCTTTATGCCAACCTATCAAGAACTTCTCGCCGAACAAATCGAACTGACGAAACGCATTGCGGAGGCACGCACGCTCGAGCGTCGTTCGGCGCTCAAGCGCATCCACGGCTTGATTGCGGAATTTGAACTGGAGCAATCCGAGGTGTTTGGACGGGCATTGCGCCCTGGAGGCCGCCCCCGTGCCCCCGCCAAATATCGTGATCCGGTGTCCGGCGTGACATGGAGCGGACGAGGGCGCCAACCCACTTGGATTCGCGGTAGGGATCGCACTGCGTTTCTGATTTTGCCTGAGTCCTGA
- a CDS encoding Rha family transcriptional regulator yields the protein MAEIGRGAAPLAAALVKVHGGKLITDSLKIAREFGRNHKNVLRTIDSLIADGTIDRLNFEPTSYTDKWNRRQRMIELDERGALIAMPFVGGRNARIGQSRLVDAFLAMRAVQAEKATSDWSENRQVSAAHYGVVCEMLAMRRDAEGKETRPHHYVNEARLLAFALTGEFKSLDRESLSAADQRILKRLEMRATALIGMGRSYDERKAALIAFAAELRASGAGSINHKTNGGAQ from the coding sequence ATGGCTGAAATCGGTCGAGGTGCGGCCCCTTTGGCAGCAGCACTTGTGAAGGTGCACGGCGGCAAGTTAATCACCGACAGCCTCAAAATCGCGCGTGAATTTGGTCGCAATCATAAAAACGTGCTACGTACGATCGATAGTTTGATCGCTGACGGCACGATAGATCGACTCAATTTTGAGCCGACCTCCTACACGGACAAGTGGAATCGCCGGCAGCGCATGATCGAATTGGACGAGCGTGGCGCGCTAATCGCTATGCCGTTCGTGGGCGGTCGCAATGCTCGCATTGGTCAGAGTCGCTTGGTCGACGCGTTCCTGGCAATGCGTGCCGTGCAGGCGGAAAAGGCGACATCCGACTGGTCTGAGAATCGTCAGGTGTCGGCGGCCCATTACGGTGTCGTGTGTGAAATGCTCGCCATGCGTCGCGACGCAGAGGGCAAAGAGACTCGGCCACATCACTATGTCAACGAAGCCCGCTTGCTTGCCTTCGCCCTGACCGGTGAATTCAAGTCGTTGGATCGTGAGAGCTTATCGGCGGCCGATCAGCGCATTCTGAAGCGATTGGAAATGCGCGCCACTGCGCTGATTGGCATGGGGAGGTCTTACGACGAGCGCAAGGCTGCGCTCATTGCCTTTGCCGCTGAGCTGCGCGCCAGTGGCGCAGGAAGCATTAACCACAAGACGAATGGAGGGGCACAATGA
- a CDS encoding helix-turn-helix domain-containing protein: MTHPIHDHRYPLIAKLLIQIRLDRGLRQQDLADRLKRTQTFVSKYESGSRRVDLIELLDILHALDADPHEFIDRVQAQSLPQLPR; the protein is encoded by the coding sequence ATGACTCATCCCATTCACGACCATCGTTATCCGCTCATCGCGAAACTGCTGATTCAGATTCGCTTAGACAGAGGCTTACGTCAGCAAGATCTTGCGGATCGACTCAAGCGGACGCAAACCTTCGTGTCGAAATATGAAAGTGGATCGAGGCGCGTAGATTTGATCGAATTGCTGGACATCCTTCATGCACTTGACGCCGATCCGCATGAATTCATCGATCGGGTACAGGCTCAGTCATTACCTCAGTTGCCCCGATAA
- a CDS encoding recombinase family protein, translated as MSRTFAYARVSTTDQTPANQLREIEAAGFTVDKRRVVTESISGSISADQRPGFAELLLKMEEGDVLIVTKLDRLGRNAMDVRATVETLADRGIRIHCLALGGVDLTSAAGRMTMQVLNAVAEFERDLLIERTQAGIARAKAEGKAIGRPSALSKQQQDNVRQQLSQGASVASLARLYGTSRQTIMRARDVG; from the coding sequence ATGTCGCGAACCTTCGCATACGCCCGCGTCAGCACGACAGATCAAACGCCAGCGAACCAACTCCGCGAGATCGAAGCGGCAGGCTTCACTGTCGACAAGCGCCGGGTCGTTACCGAAAGTATCTCGGGTAGCATCAGCGCGGATCAGAGGCCGGGATTCGCTGAGCTACTTCTCAAGATGGAAGAAGGTGATGTGTTGATCGTGACGAAGCTCGACCGACTTGGCCGGAATGCGATGGACGTGCGCGCAACCGTCGAAACTTTGGCAGATCGCGGCATCCGGATTCATTGCCTCGCGTTAGGCGGCGTCGACCTAACCAGCGCGGCCGGCCGCATGACCATGCAGGTATTGAATGCCGTCGCCGAGTTTGAACGCGATTTGTTGATCGAGCGGACTCAAGCCGGCATTGCAAGAGCAAAGGCCGAAGGGAAAGCGATCGGCCGGCCGTCCGCACTATCCAAACAACAGCAGGACAATGTTCGGCAACAGCTAAGCCAAGGAGCGAGTGTGGCAAGCCTCGCGAGACTATACGGCACGAGCCGACAAACGATCATGCGGGCGCGGGACGTCGGTTAA
- a CDS encoding ATP-dependent nuclease, translating to MKIQSVRIMNFRTLKDVTIPFDSVTTFIGPNGAGKSTVLRALDWYFNGKPGSLTDNDCSFGVTTENIEVQVTFIDLTDKDREALGKYTPDGVATFTAWKRRLPDGSEVLSANAKGFPEFSAIKAAGGATAKKVEYAKLRSSRSDLNLPAANTGAAVDQEMMTWEASHTDLLLDAPEALQTNFFGFNSGGKMSGLFDFVLVTADLRASEESIDGKSSIIGRILERSVDRAAADDAIAEIVEESRAKQQIVYEEKFKTQLDTMSAQLNEILISYSPGRAVTVSPAEVELKAPRTTFEVAVLDGTTETAVERQGHGFQRTLLISALQLLAQSGAASAEGVICLAIEEPELFQHPIQAQTFGKVLRSLAEDAGKRIQVTYATHSPYFLEARHFDQVRRLTRSSGEIPSVTVHLATVDDVKTKLNGVIDADHVSRQLDGIVTNRLSVALFATRVLLVEGDTEAAVFYGVGDRNAVGSLESQGLSIVSTGGKGGIPLAHAILTCLGIPTYVLFDGDSGFEVRAIAAGKYSTVIEGERTKFSTENRRLLKYLGETEVDFPSEQIGERVATLSDHLETYLESNWTEWVTSCTAIEATAGIQFAKNQQAYRTATLEAKGTVPEMLKQILAKAGGA from the coding sequence ATGAAAATCCAATCTGTTCGAATCATGAACTTCCGCACGTTGAAAGACGTGACGATCCCATTCGACTCCGTCACGACATTCATCGGTCCGAATGGTGCCGGCAAGTCCACTGTGCTGCGTGCGCTCGACTGGTACTTCAACGGTAAGCCAGGCTCGCTGACGGATAATGACTGCTCCTTTGGAGTTACTACCGAGAATATCGAGGTTCAAGTCACCTTCATTGATCTCACCGACAAGGATCGCGAAGCACTTGGCAAATACACGCCGGACGGTGTAGCCACATTCACAGCATGGAAGCGCCGATTGCCTGACGGCTCTGAGGTGCTTTCGGCGAATGCAAAAGGCTTTCCAGAATTCAGCGCGATCAAAGCAGCTGGCGGCGCGACAGCGAAGAAAGTTGAATATGCCAAGCTCCGCAGTAGCCGTTCGGATCTAAATCTCCCTGCGGCCAACACCGGTGCAGCCGTTGATCAGGAGATGATGACCTGGGAGGCATCTCATACTGATCTACTCCTCGACGCTCCCGAGGCGCTGCAAACCAACTTCTTCGGCTTCAACAGCGGCGGCAAGATGAGCGGTCTCTTCGACTTCGTCCTGGTCACTGCCGACCTTCGAGCGAGCGAAGAGTCGATCGACGGCAAGTCAAGCATCATCGGCCGAATCCTTGAGCGTTCGGTTGATCGTGCTGCTGCCGACGACGCAATTGCGGAGATCGTCGAAGAGTCACGTGCGAAGCAGCAGATAGTCTACGAGGAGAAGTTCAAGACGCAGCTCGATACCATGTCGGCGCAGCTCAATGAGATCCTCATATCTTACTCGCCCGGTCGGGCTGTCACGGTTTCCCCGGCCGAGGTGGAACTCAAGGCCCCTCGGACTACATTCGAGGTCGCCGTGCTCGATGGCACAACCGAGACTGCTGTGGAGCGGCAGGGCCATGGCTTTCAGCGCACTCTTCTGATCTCGGCGCTCCAACTGTTGGCGCAGTCAGGTGCGGCCTCAGCAGAGGGAGTCATCTGCCTGGCGATCGAGGAGCCAGAGCTATTCCAGCACCCGATACAGGCTCAGACGTTCGGAAAGGTACTCCGGTCGCTCGCTGAGGATGCGGGAAAACGCATTCAAGTCACCTATGCGACTCATAGCCCTTATTTCCTTGAGGCGCGACACTTCGATCAAGTCAGGCGGTTGACGAGGTCATCAGGCGAGATTCCTTCGGTCACTGTCCACCTCGCGACGGTCGATGACGTGAAGACGAAGCTCAATGGAGTGATTGACGCCGACCACGTCAGCCGTCAGCTCGATGGCATCGTCACGAATCGCCTCTCTGTCGCGTTGTTCGCAACGCGTGTGTTACTGGTCGAGGGAGATACAGAGGCGGCCGTGTTCTACGGCGTCGGCGATCGAAACGCTGTAGGAAGTCTCGAATCCCAGGGACTGTCGATCGTTTCGACCGGTGGCAAGGGTGGGATCCCGCTTGCTCATGCAATCCTTACCTGCCTCGGGATTCCAACCTATGTACTCTTCGACGGAGACAGTGGCTTCGAGGTGCGAGCTATCGCTGCTGGCAAGTATTCGACCGTGATAGAAGGCGAGCGCACGAAGTTTTCGACAGAGAACCGTCGGCTGCTGAAGTACCTCGGCGAGACCGAAGTTGATTTCCCATCAGAACAAATCGGCGAACGAGTAGCGACCCTGAGCGATCACCTCGAGACCTACCTAGAGTCCAACTGGACTGAATGGGTCACGTCGTGTACCGCGATTGAGGCTACTGCCGGAATACAGTTCGCAAAAAATCAGCAGGCTTACCGGACTGCGACGCTGGAGGCAAAAGGAACTGTTCCAGAAATGCTCAAGCAGATTCTTGCGAAGGCGGGGGGAGCATAG
- a CDS encoding DUF927 domain-containing protein — MSEFERARVALGYVPPDDRETWRQVGMALKAEFGEEGFALWNEWSRGAQNYSGKDACDVWKSFKGGKITINTLFHFAKLGGFDPRAHRAKPVDPAERERQMAERAAREAAELAELTEKQRAASALAESIWSAAESAPADHPYLVRKRIPVDALRVYRGGLCIGTAACDGALVIPARDAAGKLWTLEFVLTDGQKRYLPNGRKAGCFSLIGGPVSSTLLIGEGYATCATLAAATGYPTAVAFDSGNLHAVATALRGQYPDARIVVCADDDHTTKGNPGVTKARAAAEAVAGIVAVPDFGPNRSAAGTDFNDLAAHVGPDAVAATVRVALAPAGSADAGKANASLPTAKPAKRPKTARAQDGKSRFVVDDKGVWFHGFNNQGDPLPPHWVSTRIDVIAETRNEMNSEWGYLLEFTDRDGILKRWAVPAGLFAGDGTELRRMLLDMGVKLGVTQIARTQIANYVQMAQPDERVRCVPRVGWHHGAFVLPDRVIGTGKEALIYQADTPIQSQFKERGTLDDWQREVAAYCVGNSRLLFCVATAFAGPLLHFSGLQSGGFHLLGTTSKGKSTGGVIAASVFGSPDYVRSWKATDNALEAVATQHSDALLILDEIGQVEPRLVGDVIYMLANESGKARASRSGSAKPVLTWRLLFLSNGEKSVSALMAEGNKPMKGGIEVRLPAIPAEVGEMGVVERLHGFPTPAALIEHLERHAGMHYGTAGTAFIEWASSQAGELADSLRRRVDELVAQWVPDGAHSQVARVAKRFCLVAVAGELATAYGLTGWPHGESVEAARRCFEGWLELRGGAGNSDEAEAVRQVQHFLAAHGDNRFVWMNRAQDDHRPNVPHRAGFKQHVKRDERRMPIASDREYFAEFGGKMSADDAESVETEYLIEAAVFRKDVCAGFDHKIVAKALMKRGVLMPRSDGYPYRQEYIPGHGKFMVYRVLPSIFTLEL; from the coding sequence ATGTCCGAATTCGAGAGGGCGAGAGTCGCGCTCGGCTATGTCCCGCCCGACGACCGCGAAACGTGGCGTCAGGTAGGGATGGCGCTCAAGGCCGAGTTTGGCGAGGAGGGCTTCGCCCTTTGGAACGAATGGAGCCGAGGCGCGCAAAACTACAGCGGCAAGGACGCGTGCGATGTGTGGAAGTCGTTCAAGGGCGGCAAGATCACCATCAACACGCTGTTTCACTTCGCCAAGCTTGGCGGCTTCGATCCGCGTGCGCATCGCGCCAAGCCGGTCGATCCAGCTGAGCGTGAGCGGCAGATGGCCGAGCGCGCGGCCCGCGAAGCGGCCGAGCTGGCCGAACTGACCGAGAAGCAGCGAGCCGCATCGGCGCTCGCTGAATCGATCTGGTCGGCGGCCGAATCGGCGCCGGCCGATCACCCTTATCTCGTTCGCAAGCGCATTCCGGTCGATGCGCTGCGCGTTTATCGCGGCGGCTTGTGCATCGGCACGGCCGCGTGCGACGGCGCACTCGTCATTCCGGCCCGTGACGCGGCCGGCAAGCTGTGGACGCTGGAATTCGTCCTGACGGACGGCCAGAAACGCTATCTGCCGAACGGCCGCAAGGCGGGCTGCTTCTCGTTGATCGGCGGGCCGGTGTCGTCCACGCTGCTGATTGGCGAGGGTTACGCCACATGTGCGACGCTCGCGGCCGCGACCGGCTATCCGACCGCCGTCGCGTTCGACTCCGGCAACCTGCACGCGGTCGCGACGGCGCTACGCGGCCAGTATCCGGACGCTCGCATCGTCGTGTGCGCCGACGACGATCACACGACGAAGGGCAATCCGGGCGTGACGAAGGCACGCGCGGCGGCCGAGGCCGTCGCCGGAATCGTCGCCGTGCCCGACTTCGGTCCGAACCGCTCGGCGGCCGGGACCGACTTCAATGACCTGGCTGCACACGTCGGCCCGGATGCAGTGGCGGCTACCGTGCGCGTTGCGCTCGCGCCGGCCGGTTCGGCTGATGCAGGCAAGGCCAACGCATCATTGCCCACCGCGAAGCCCGCCAAGCGCCCGAAAACGGCCCGCGCGCAGGATGGCAAGTCGCGGTTCGTCGTCGACGATAAGGGCGTGTGGTTTCACGGCTTCAACAATCAGGGTGATCCGCTCCCGCCGCATTGGGTGAGCACGCGGATCGACGTAATCGCGGAGACACGGAACGAGATGAACAGCGAGTGGGGCTACCTGCTCGAATTCACGGACCGCGACGGCATCCTGAAACGATGGGCGGTACCGGCCGGCCTTTTTGCCGGCGACGGCACGGAGCTGCGCCGTATGCTGCTCGATATGGGCGTGAAGCTCGGAGTGACGCAGATCGCCCGCACGCAGATCGCGAACTATGTGCAGATGGCGCAGCCTGACGAGCGCGTGCGCTGCGTGCCGCGCGTCGGCTGGCATCACGGCGCGTTCGTGCTGCCCGATCGGGTCATCGGCACCGGCAAAGAGGCGCTGATCTATCAGGCCGATACGCCGATCCAGAGCCAGTTCAAGGAGCGCGGCACGTTGGACGACTGGCAACGCGAGGTTGCGGCCTACTGCGTAGGCAATAGCCGGCTGCTGTTCTGCGTCGCTACCGCCTTCGCCGGTCCGTTGCTGCACTTTTCCGGGCTTCAGTCGGGCGGCTTTCATCTGCTCGGCACGACGTCCAAGGGCAAGTCGACAGGCGGTGTCATCGCCGCGTCCGTGTTCGGCTCGCCGGACTATGTGCGGAGCTGGAAGGCGACCGACAACGCGCTCGAAGCCGTCGCCACGCAGCATAGCGACGCGCTGCTGATCCTCGATGAAATCGGGCAGGTGGAGCCGCGCTTGGTTGGCGATGTGATCTACATGCTCGCGAACGAGTCGGGCAAGGCCCGCGCGTCGCGTAGCGGCTCGGCCAAGCCCGTTCTCACGTGGCGGCTGTTGTTTCTGTCGAACGGTGAAAAGAGCGTCTCCGCGTTGATGGCCGAAGGCAACAAGCCAATGAAAGGTGGTATCGAAGTACGCTTGCCCGCGATTCCGGCCGAGGTTGGCGAAATGGGTGTGGTGGAGAGGTTGCACGGTTTCCCGACGCCTGCCGCGCTGATCGAGCATCTAGAGCGTCATGCAGGCATGCACTACGGCACGGCCGGCACGGCGTTCATCGAGTGGGCGTCGTCGCAGGCCGGCGAACTGGCGGACAGCCTGCGCAGGCGTGTGGACGAGCTGGTCGCGCAGTGGGTGCCGGACGGCGCGCATTCGCAGGTCGCGCGCGTCGCCAAACGGTTCTGTCTGGTTGCGGTAGCTGGCGAACTGGCGACCGCCTACGGCCTGACCGGCTGGCCGCACGGCGAGTCGGTCGAGGCTGCGCGTCGCTGTTTCGAGGGCTGGCTCGAACTGCGCGGCGGTGCAGGCAATTCGGACGAGGCGGAAGCCGTGCGGCAAGTACAGCATTTCCTTGCCGCGCACGGTGACAACCGTTTCGTGTGGATGAACAGGGCGCAGGACGATCATCGACCGAACGTGCCGCACCGTGCGGGATTCAAGCAACACGTGAAGCGCGACGAACGCCGGATGCCCATTGCATCCGATCGCGAGTATTTCGCGGAGTTCGGCGGCAAGATGAGTGCCGACGATGCGGAAAGCGTTGAGACGGAATACCTGATCGAAGCGGCTGTGTTTCGCAAGGACGTGTGCGCCGGCTTCGACCACAAAATCGTCGCCAAAGCATTGATGAAGCGGGGTGTGCTGATGCCGCGTAGTGACGGCTACCCGTATCGGCAGGAGTACATACCCGGCCACGGCAAGTTCATGGTCTACCGTGTGTTGCCGTCGATCTTCACGCTCGAACTGTGA
- a CDS encoding plasmid partitioning protein RepB C-terminal domain-containing protein: MSNVRHGFEAKVVEIPLDRIIAVSSLSKGALATPKYKTILSSIAELGVIEPLAVFRSVRRLGDYDLLDGRLRLEALKELGREAAPCMVATDDEGFTFNRHITRLSAVQEHKMIRAALAKGASEQRIAEVLRMDVRNIRERATLLDGVAPEAASILKNRQASTKVFSILKKMKPYRQIEAAEMMVAANKLTAAYAEMILVATRAEALTDGVKPKKNKISNEDLAKMESEMERLRQDCQAVEDEIGDTMLSLVVAKSFMARLLRNDNIQGHLRRHHGDLLASLMSTMDAISADNRITERE, from the coding sequence ATGAGCAATGTCAGGCACGGATTTGAAGCAAAGGTCGTCGAGATTCCTCTTGACAGGATAATTGCAGTCTCCTCCTTGTCCAAAGGTGCCCTAGCGACCCCGAAATACAAAACCATTCTCAGCTCTATTGCTGAATTGGGCGTCATCGAGCCGCTCGCTGTGTTCCGATCGGTTCGGCGTCTGGGCGACTATGATCTGCTGGATGGAAGGCTGCGCCTTGAGGCGCTAAAAGAACTCGGTCGTGAGGCCGCTCCGTGCATGGTCGCGACCGACGACGAAGGATTTACCTTCAATCGGCACATCACTCGTCTATCGGCAGTACAAGAGCACAAAATGATCCGGGCCGCGTTGGCGAAGGGTGCGTCGGAGCAGCGAATCGCCGAAGTGCTTCGGATGGATGTTCGGAACATTCGGGAGCGGGCAACTTTGCTAGATGGCGTCGCGCCCGAGGCTGCCTCGATCCTCAAGAACCGACAAGCATCAACGAAGGTTTTCTCGATCTTAAAGAAGATGAAGCCATACCGGCAGATCGAAGCGGCCGAAATGATGGTTGCGGCCAATAAGCTCACCGCGGCTTACGCTGAAATGATCTTGGTCGCTACTCGTGCCGAGGCGTTGACGGATGGGGTGAAGCCGAAGAAGAACAAAATATCGAACGAGGACCTCGCGAAGATGGAAAGCGAAATGGAGCGGCTTCGGCAAGACTGTCAAGCGGTCGAGGACGAGATTGGCGACACCATGCTATCGCTGGTCGTCGCTAAAAGCTTCATGGCGCGCCTGCTTCGCAACGATAACATTCAAGGCCATTTGAGGAGGCATCACGGCGATTTGCTGGCAAGCCTCATGTCGACGATGGATGCGATCTCGGCTGACAATCGCATCACCGAGCGAGAGTAA